The proteins below come from a single Methanothrix thermoacetophila PT genomic window:
- the cofD gene encoding 2-phospho-L-lactate transferase, with translation MLILSGGTGTPKLLRGLVRVLDPDEITIVVNTAEDLWVSGNLVSPDIDTVIYTLAGLIDDERWWGIRGDSFITHTRLREMGVKEMLAIGDADRAFHILRSDIIRRGGTLSDATEMMRAALGIRSRVFPMSDESVSTIIATPLGEMHFQEFWVERRGEPEVLGVRFDGIDDARPSKGFLDALRRENTVVIGPSNPVTSISPILSLKGVRGAMAGKTVVAVSPLDGDRPFSGPAARFMKAAGFEPNDEGVISILGDVDHFIVSRSSSYPGRCIRMDTRIDSIEDSMRLAKEILRLAG, from the coding sequence ATGCTGATACTCAGTGGAGGCACAGGCACACCAAAGCTGCTTCGCGGCTTGGTGAGGGTCCTCGATCCGGATGAGATCACAATTGTAGTCAACACAGCCGAAGACCTCTGGGTCTCCGGAAATCTGGTATCCCCCGATATTGATACAGTCATCTACACACTCGCGGGGTTGATAGACGATGAGAGATGGTGGGGGATCAGGGGAGACAGCTTCATCACCCACACCCGTCTGCGAGAGATGGGGGTGAAGGAGATGCTCGCGATAGGCGATGCCGACAGGGCATTTCATATTCTCAGATCGGATATCATTCGTAGAGGGGGCACGCTCAGCGATGCCACCGAGATGATGAGGGCAGCGCTGGGGATCAGGTCTAGGGTGTTCCCGATGAGCGACGAGAGCGTATCCACGATCATAGCCACGCCTCTGGGCGAGATGCACTTTCAGGAGTTCTGGGTCGAGAGGCGGGGTGAGCCTGAGGTCCTGGGCGTTCGCTTTGATGGTATCGATGATGCGAGACCCAGCAAGGGATTTCTCGATGCTCTCCGGAGGGAAAACACAGTCGTAATCGGACCCAGCAATCCGGTGACGAGCATCAGCCCGATTCTCTCGCTGAAGGGCGTGAGGGGTGCGATGGCCGGCAAGACAGTTGTGGCGGTGAGCCCTCTCGATGGAGACAGGCCGTTCAGTGGGCCTGCGGCGAGGTTCATGAAGGCAGCGGGGTTTGAGCCGAACGATGAGGGAGTCATCTCGATTCTGGGAGATGTGGACCATTTCATAGTATCGAGGAGCAGCAGCTATCCCGGAAGATGCATACGCATGGACACGCGCATAGATAGCATTGAGGATAGCATGAGGCTCGCGAAGGAGATATTGAGGCTTGCAGGATGA
- a CDS encoding RPA family protein: MYSREVARRVFLEELRRSDLSFREGDDSQYAPQYLLTPTGARCNRVFVVGTLIDRDDIGEEVEYWRGRLADPTGSILIYAGQYQPEASRVLAEIEIPAFVAVVGKPSVYETEDGKKITSIRAEAIQKVDLDTRNKWIMEAARRTLERLELMRSIDVPHNTDFQPGTMYHPEATTLEDCKKAMGHYSTKIEEYRQMVLTALNAIRKEQEIEEVTPAMAPVETEVPADAGKPLGEEEMLDSQLAPTAPRGSDSRLSQEVSTESKLVEARRDVSRGSMHHPARGKTPVEYEKDTETELHRPYTRPQPSRRKQTGSKRISSLIDLDDDDVEEIDI, encoded by the coding sequence ATGTACTCCAGAGAGGTTGCCAGAAGGGTATTTCTGGAGGAGCTCAGAAGATCTGATCTCTCTTTCCGAGAAGGAGATGACTCGCAGTATGCACCGCAGTATCTCCTGACGCCGACAGGCGCCAGATGCAATCGGGTTTTTGTCGTTGGGACGCTGATAGACAGGGATGACATCGGCGAGGAGGTCGAGTACTGGCGCGGGAGGCTGGCGGATCCGACTGGCAGTATTCTGATCTACGCAGGACAGTACCAGCCAGAGGCGTCGAGGGTGCTTGCTGAGATTGAGATCCCAGCATTCGTGGCTGTCGTCGGCAAACCCTCAGTCTATGAGACTGAGGACGGGAAGAAGATCACATCGATAAGGGCAGAGGCCATACAGAAGGTGGATCTCGACACACGTAACAAGTGGATAATGGAGGCAGCGCGCCGGACGCTCGAGAGGCTGGAGCTCATGCGCAGCATCGATGTACCACATAACACAGACTTCCAGCCCGGAACCATGTACCACCCTGAGGCAACCACACTCGAGGACTGCAAAAAGGCCATGGGCCACTACTCCACAAAGATAGAGGAGTACAGGCAGATGGTCCTCACAGCCCTGAACGCCATCAGGAAGGAGCAGGAGATCGAAGAGGTGACCCCTGCCATGGCGCCTGTTGAAACTGAGGTGCCTGCGGATGCCGGCAAACCTCTTGGCGAAGAGGAGATGCTGGACTCTCAACTGGCCCCGACTGCGCCAAGGGGTTCCGACTCTCGACTAAGTCAAGAGGTTTCGACGGAGTCGAAGCTAGTCGAAGCACGTCGAGATGTTTCGAGGGGGTCGATGCACCACCCGGCTCGCGGAAAGACACCCGTAGAATATGAAAAGGATACCGAAACCGAATTACACCGACCATACACCAGACCGCAGCCCAGCAGGAGAAAACAAACGGGATCTAAACGCATAAGCAGCCTGATCGACCTAGATGACGATGATGTCGAGGAGATAGATATCTGA
- a CDS encoding replication protein A encodes MEDIEQIISRLSELGVDVNIEDVENRYRLLVDKFQVPPREAQRSVLNFYLKEKGIALPSRKSEQVKINQIREPGRWVDLEAKVLSLFESPSPAISQAGILGDDTGNIRFVKWAKSGQPDLVEGKSYLLKNLVTDEFQGRFSVKINRSTEIAELDREIESVVLPQSSADYRVVDISGPGQWINLRAKVVQLWEPSSESIQQQGLLGDETGVVRFVKWAKSGQPDLVEGKSYLLKNLVTDEFQGRFSVKINRSTVIEETDEPIEVSLNRRITGAIVDIQKGSGLIKRCPTCRRPLSKGMCTDHGKVEGVYDLRVKAVIDDGLVAQDILINRERVEELIGLTMEQAKEMAIEALDHEVVLALIEEKLIGRYFEVTGPVRDRYLLVDSINEMTFSDDDVSLLVSRAEGL; translated from the coding sequence ATGGAAGATATTGAGCAGATCATATCCAGGCTCAGCGAGCTTGGGGTCGATGTCAACATCGAGGATGTGGAGAATAGGTACCGTCTTCTTGTCGACAAGTTTCAGGTCCCTCCTCGGGAGGCGCAGAGAAGCGTTCTGAATTTTTATTTGAAAGAGAAAGGCATCGCGCTCCCCTCCAGAAAGAGCGAGCAGGTGAAGATAAACCAGATCCGCGAGCCTGGAAGGTGGGTGGACCTTGAGGCGAAGGTTCTGAGCCTCTTCGAATCACCCAGCCCGGCTATCTCCCAGGCAGGGATCCTGGGAGATGACACAGGAAACATACGGTTCGTCAAGTGGGCGAAGTCCGGGCAGCCAGACCTTGTCGAGGGAAAGAGCTATCTCCTAAAGAATCTCGTAACTGACGAGTTCCAGGGAAGGTTCAGCGTCAAGATAAACAGAAGCACCGAGATCGCGGAGCTCGACAGAGAGATCGAGTCTGTTGTGCTTCCACAGAGCTCCGCAGATTACAGGGTTGTGGACATCAGCGGGCCAGGGCAGTGGATCAACCTCCGGGCCAAGGTCGTCCAGCTCTGGGAGCCCTCAAGCGAGTCGATCCAGCAGCAGGGCCTGCTCGGAGATGAGACCGGAGTCGTTAGGTTCGTCAAGTGGGCGAAGTCCGGGCAGCCAGACCTTGTCGAGGGAAAGAGCTACCTCCTAAAGAATCTCGTAACTGATGAGTTCCAGGGAAGGTTCAGCGTCAAGATAAACAGAAGCACGGTCATAGAGGAGACCGACGAGCCCATAGAGGTATCTCTAAACAGAAGGATCACAGGTGCCATAGTGGATATACAGAAAGGCTCTGGACTGATCAAGAGGTGCCCGACATGCAGGAGGCCGCTCTCCAAAGGTATGTGCACAGATCACGGGAAGGTTGAGGGCGTATACGATCTCAGAGTGAAGGCTGTAATAGACGATGGCCTCGTCGCTCAAGACATACTGATAAACCGCGAGCGCGTTGAGGAACTCATCGGCCTCACCATGGAGCAGGCGAAGGAGATGGCCATAGAGGCGCTGGATCACGAGGTCGTCCTCGCGCTCATCGAGGAGAAGCTGATAGGAAGGTACTTCGAGGTCACCGGGCCAGTTAGGGACAGGTATCTGCTCGTGGACAGCATAAATGAGATGACCTTCAGCGATGATGATGTCTCCCTGCTCGTGAGCAGGGCGGAGGGACTATGA
- a CDS encoding 4-phosphopantoate--beta-alanine ligase translates to MTDIPKSHPRYASLMARERIADGVRNGITSAQGMIAQGRGETFDYILGERTMRSADRATLAAAAALLLAERPALSVNGNVAALVPAEMVELASLLNAPLEVNLFHRSEDRVRKIADLLRSHGARMVLGESPDCRVPGLEHSRALATRGGIYDADVVLIPLEDGDRCEALVRMGKTVIAIDLNPLSRTSMKASISIVDNIMRAVPNLIGKIRSLSGSPREDLQAILRDYSNRNTLSDALLEMQEYITARMRELDTAGRSAGR, encoded by the coding sequence TTGACTGATATACCGAAGTCGCATCCGAGATACGCGTCTCTGATGGCACGCGAGAGGATAGCAGATGGTGTGAGAAACGGGATAACAAGCGCCCAGGGGATGATCGCGCAGGGCAGAGGCGAGACATTCGATTACATTCTCGGAGAGAGGACGATGAGATCTGCGGACAGGGCCACACTAGCAGCAGCTGCAGCTCTTCTCCTCGCGGAGAGGCCGGCACTCAGTGTGAACGGGAATGTTGCGGCTCTCGTCCCCGCGGAGATGGTAGAGCTCGCATCTCTCCTGAATGCGCCTCTCGAGGTGAACCTGTTTCACAGGAGCGAGGATCGGGTGAGAAAGATCGCAGATCTCCTCAGATCTCACGGCGCACGCATGGTGCTTGGAGAGAGCCCGGATTGCAGGGTGCCGGGACTAGAGCACAGCCGTGCTCTTGCCACGAGGGGTGGCATATATGATGCTGATGTTGTGCTGATACCCCTCGAGGACGGCGACAGGTGCGAGGCGCTTGTGAGGATGGGAAAGACTGTGATAGCCATAGATCTCAATCCCCTCTCAAGGACGTCCATGAAGGCCAGCATATCAATTGTGGATAACATAATGAGAGCGGTGCCAAATCTCATTGGGAAGATAAGATCTCTCTCAGGATCTCCCAGAGAGGATCTTCAGGCTATACTGCGGGATTACAGCAACAGGAACACATTGAGCGATGCTCTGCTCGAGATGCAGGAGTACATCACTGCAAGGATGCGTGAGCTTGATACTGCAGGGCGCTCAGCCGGTAGGTAA
- a CDS encoding methanogenesis marker 12 protein, translated as MAQEGGHMFIGVDHGTRAVRFANNNGDGIAILRSEAGALRPEEILERIEDHFHVESFDLVALCYSMGDGITRITRIEDAENRGLARLSGAGIEVGGGTRVYEAMAISGWPVVLLPGIHRDSSIDVRMKIFSHGASPEKVGLGYYVVRRGVENAVIADASSNTVTIGISDGRIAGAIDAPIFAPGLLQGPLDVDAIRAVDDGRMTANEAFSRGGILRKMKISDECDDLALETLALFAAMEMSAMSILLKDLGAGSPDMFLAGDPAARIAERVSELLGTDVVPLPSFASATGCAWIAEDIFAGMRSIMGIDVDERVFRYQRG; from the coding sequence GTGGCACAGGAAGGAGGGCACATGTTCATAGGCGTCGACCACGGGACGAGGGCGGTAAGGTTCGCGAACAATAACGGAGATGGCATCGCAATACTCAGATCTGAGGCCGGGGCACTCAGGCCGGAGGAGATTCTGGAAAGGATAGAGGATCACTTTCATGTTGAATCGTTCGACCTGGTGGCGCTCTGCTACTCGATGGGCGACGGCATAACGCGCATAACCAGAATAGAGGATGCTGAGAACAGAGGTCTCGCAAGGCTCAGCGGCGCTGGTATCGAGGTCGGTGGCGGGACCAGGGTCTACGAGGCTATGGCGATCTCCGGCTGGCCGGTGGTCTTGCTCCCCGGTATACACAGAGACTCCAGCATAGATGTCAGGATGAAGATCTTTTCACATGGAGCAAGCCCTGAGAAGGTCGGCCTTGGGTACTACGTGGTGCGCAGGGGCGTGGAGAACGCTGTGATAGCGGATGCGAGCTCCAACACCGTAACAATCGGCATAAGTGATGGGAGGATAGCAGGCGCGATAGATGCGCCGATATTCGCTCCTGGCCTGCTCCAGGGGCCTTTGGATGTAGATGCGATAAGAGCCGTGGATGACGGAAGGATGACAGCAAACGAGGCCTTCTCGCGTGGCGGCATACTCAGAAAGATGAAGATATCAGATGAGTGCGACGATCTTGCGCTGGAGACTCTGGCCCTTTTCGCAGCGATGGAGATGAGCGCGATGTCCATTCTTCTCAAAGATCTCGGCGCTGGATCTCCTGATATGTTTCTCGCAGGAGACCCTGCTGCACGTATAGCTGAACGCGTCTCTGAGCTCCTGGGCACTGATGTCGTACCGCTGCCATCATTTGCTTCAGCCACAGGCTGCGCCTGGATCGCAGAGGATATATTCGCAGGGATGAGATCCATCATGGGGATAGATGTTGACGAGCGGGTTTTCAGGTACCAAAGAGGATGA
- a CDS encoding cell division protein SepF: MVKFLERLMGRPPTDEYVEVDLGQFEDEPERPRAYLRVAELTSLDVLPEIKQEIRSQNILLIDIAPMKRDKASLDRAIGELRKIVEDMAGDIAGVGDDLVIIVPSGIRIDREKVVGGKD; encoded by the coding sequence ATGGTGAAGTTCCTTGAAAGACTGATGGGTAGGCCACCCACAGATGAATACGTGGAGGTGGACCTTGGCCAGTTCGAGGATGAGCCTGAGCGGCCGAGGGCTTATCTCAGAGTGGCCGAGCTCACGTCCCTCGATGTGCTGCCGGAGATAAAGCAGGAGATTCGATCCCAGAATATACTGCTGATTGATATAGCGCCCATGAAGAGAGACAAGGCATCTCTGGACAGGGCGATAGGTGAGCTTAGGAAGATCGTCGAGGATATGGCCGGGGATATAGCTGGAGTTGGAGATGATCTGGTCATAATAGTTCCGAGTGGTATAAGAATCGACAGGGAGAAGGTTGTGGGAGGAAAAGATTGA
- a CDS encoding argininosuccinate synthase: MTDKAEVALAYSGGLDTSVCIPLLRERYGMKRVVTVLVDVGQPPEDIERGNRRAEKLSDEHYIIDAKDEFVRDYIFPLIKANGSYEGYVLGTAIARPLIARKVVDVARKLGINALAHGCTGRGNDQLRFEAVFRATGMRVIAPMRDLDLSREWEIDYAREHGIDVQVSKKRPWSIDENLWSRSIEGGMLEDPFFEPPEEIYAWTRTPDGSVPPEIVEIEFERGVPVSLNNERLDGVELIRRLNLIAGKHGIGRTDMIEDRVLGLKARENYEHPAATVLLTAHRDLEQLVLSRAELRFKASVDEAWAEMAYMGLLDDPLFADLNAFIDQANSRVNGVVRMKLFCGNAMPVGRRSPDALYSQEMVSFDSQTLSQRDAEGFAKYHGFQARLLRRRSG, encoded by the coding sequence ATGACAGATAAAGCTGAGGTTGCTCTTGCTTATTCCGGCGGGCTTGACACATCTGTTTGCATTCCGCTTCTGCGTGAGCGTTACGGCATGAAGCGCGTTGTCACAGTGCTTGTTGATGTCGGCCAGCCGCCAGAGGATATCGAGCGGGGTAACAGGCGGGCTGAGAAGCTGAGCGATGAGCATTACATCATAGATGCGAAGGACGAGTTCGTCAGGGACTACATATTCCCGCTCATCAAGGCCAATGGCTCGTACGAGGGCTACGTCCTCGGAACCGCCATAGCGAGGCCTTTGATTGCAAGAAAGGTCGTTGATGTTGCAAGAAAGCTTGGGATAAATGCGCTTGCCCATGGCTGCACAGGGAGGGGCAACGACCAGCTCAGGTTCGAGGCGGTCTTCAGGGCCACCGGAATGAGGGTCATTGCGCCCATGAGAGACCTTGACCTCTCAAGGGAGTGGGAGATCGACTATGCGAGGGAGCATGGCATAGACGTCCAGGTATCGAAAAAGCGCCCCTGGTCCATCGACGAGAACCTGTGGTCGAGATCGATCGAGGGTGGGATGCTTGAGGACCCATTCTTCGAGCCGCCAGAGGAGATCTACGCCTGGACCAGAACCCCGGATGGAAGTGTACCTCCTGAGATTGTTGAGATCGAGTTCGAGCGAGGCGTGCCCGTGTCGCTAAACAACGAGCGCCTCGACGGCGTCGAGCTGATCAGGCGGTTGAATCTCATCGCAGGGAAGCACGGGATCGGACGCACTGATATGATAGAGGATCGCGTTCTTGGTCTCAAGGCCAGGGAGAACTATGAGCATCCAGCAGCGACTGTTCTCCTGACGGCGCACAGAGATCTCGAACAGCTTGTGCTCTCGAGAGCAGAGCTCAGGTTCAAGGCCAGCGTCGATGAGGCGTGGGCGGAGATGGCCTACATGGGACTTCTGGACGATCCGCTTTTTGCAGATCTGAATGCGTTCATCGATCAGGCCAACTCAAGGGTCAATGGGGTCGTTCGCATGAAGCTCTTCTGCGGCAATGCGATGCCTGTGGGCAGGAGATCTCCTGATGCGCTCTACTCTCAGGAGATGGTATCATTCGACTCCCAGACTCTGAGCCAGCGGGACGCCGAGGGCTTCGCAAAGTACCACGGATTCCAGGCCAGGCTGCTCAGGAGAAGATCTGGGTGA
- a CDS encoding DHHA1 domain-containing protein, whose amino-acid sequence MKIEKICTSLRRLAEDGAEVISRSEDVLVVSHIDADGLTAAGVICTALSRKGIDYTPLFFKQLDSRAIERIADAGSDLVIFTDLGSGMIQEISSFGIRAVIADHHRPGSAEIYRGIVHINPHLLGGDGATHISGSGTAFILANAMGRNEDLSALAVVGAVGDLQDLSSGRLVGLNRRIIEVGSRAGVLSFGPDLKLFGKQTRPVFKMLEYSTDPYIPGLSGDEEACISFLKEIGIRLGGERWRRWIDLDQDERARIVSALIRHGLRSGIPGFRLERLVGEVYTLSREREGTELRDASEFSTLLNATARYGHSRIGLDVCLGDRDRALEEARLLLSQHRQNLLNGIKLVKERGLVQLSHIQYFDAGEEILDTIVGIVAGMVFQIADRSKPILAFAATPDGMLKVSARGTQDLVRAGLDLSRAVSASANEVGGVGGGHSIAAGATIPPQSRDEFLSIIDRVIGEQMKSRGS is encoded by the coding sequence GTGAAAATAGAGAAAATCTGTACATCTCTGAGGAGGCTGGCTGAGGATGGTGCAGAGGTTATCTCCAGATCAGAGGACGTCCTGGTCGTGTCGCACATCGATGCTGATGGACTGACTGCAGCTGGTGTGATATGTACAGCCCTCTCAAGAAAGGGCATAGATTACACACCTCTATTCTTCAAGCAACTTGATAGTAGAGCAATTGAGCGCATTGCAGATGCGGGTTCGGATCTGGTGATCTTCACCGATCTTGGAAGCGGCATGATCCAGGAGATATCATCTTTTGGCATCAGAGCTGTTATCGCGGACCATCACCGTCCCGGGAGCGCTGAGATCTATAGAGGAATTGTGCACATCAATCCTCATCTCCTTGGCGGGGATGGTGCAACCCATATAAGCGGCAGCGGGACTGCATTCATCCTCGCGAATGCTATGGGGAGGAACGAGGATCTCTCTGCTCTCGCAGTTGTCGGCGCTGTCGGCGATCTCCAGGATCTATCGTCGGGCAGGCTGGTCGGGCTCAACCGCAGGATAATCGAGGTGGGATCAAGAGCGGGCGTCCTGTCGTTCGGTCCGGATCTAAAGCTCTTCGGAAAACAGACGCGGCCTGTCTTCAAGATGCTTGAATACTCAACAGATCCATATATTCCAGGGCTATCTGGAGACGAGGAGGCGTGCATATCCTTCCTCAAGGAGATCGGCATACGGCTCGGCGGGGAGCGATGGAGGAGGTGGATAGATCTGGATCAGGATGAGCGCGCCAGGATCGTCTCCGCACTGATCCGTCATGGTTTGCGTTCTGGCATCCCCGGGTTCAGGCTTGAGCGTCTCGTCGGGGAGGTATACACACTCTCACGTGAGAGGGAGGGCACCGAGCTCAGGGACGCGAGCGAGTTCTCCACTCTGCTGAACGCCACAGCCAGATATGGCCATTCCAGGATCGGTTTGGATGTATGCCTCGGCGACAGGGACAGGGCTCTGGAGGAGGCGAGGCTTCTTCTGAGCCAGCACAGGCAGAACCTTCTCAACGGCATAAAGCTGGTGAAGGAGAGAGGTCTTGTACAGCTCTCACATATACAGTACTTCGATGCAGGTGAGGAGATCCTTGATACCATAGTGGGCATCGTCGCAGGGATGGTCTTTCAGATCGCAGATAGATCCAAGCCAATTCTTGCATTTGCAGCCACTCCCGACGGCATGCTCAAGGTCTCGGCGCGTGGTACGCAGGATCTCGTGAGAGCAGGCCTGGATCTCTCGCGTGCCGTATCCGCATCAGCTAACGAGGTCGGTGGCGTCGGAGGGGGGCACAGCATTGCAGCTGGCGCCACGATACCCCCACAGAGCAGGGATGAGTTTCTTTCGATAATTGACAGGGTCATCGGGGAGCAGATGAAGTCGAGGGGCAGCTGA
- a CDS encoding ZPR1 zinc finger domain-containing protein produces MKLKTKASCPMCGATMEFNWETTELPYFGDALIIGGVCECGFRHSDTMLLSQREPYRHTLVVREIEDLNARVLRSSSGTIHIPEIGVDIEPGYASEAYITNIEGVLVRVKNIVEFATNAARQARDVERTAKGEEILSKIEMALRGEFSLTVILEDPFGNSAIISEHVVATPLSIEEASNLKTGMIVLDLSE; encoded by the coding sequence TTGAAGCTCAAGACGAAAGCGAGCTGCCCCATGTGCGGGGCGACGATGGAGTTCAACTGGGAGACGACAGAACTGCCGTACTTCGGTGACGCCCTCATCATCGGAGGGGTATGCGAGTGCGGCTTCAGGCACAGCGATACGATGCTTCTGAGCCAGCGCGAGCCGTACAGGCACACTCTTGTTGTTAGGGAGATTGAGGACCTGAATGCCAGGGTTCTCAGATCATCCAGCGGCACGATCCACATACCCGAGATCGGCGTGGACATCGAGCCCGGATACGCATCTGAGGCGTATATAACAAACATCGAGGGCGTTCTTGTCAGGGTAAAGAACATCGTCGAGTTCGCAACGAACGCCGCGAGACAGGCCCGGGATGTGGAGAGGACCGCAAAGGGCGAGGAGATACTCTCAAAGATAGAGATGGCGCTAAGGGGCGAGTTCAGCCTAACGGTGATCCTGGAGGATCCATTCGGAAACAGCGCCATAATATCAGAGCACGTTGTGGCAACGCCTCTATCCATAGAGGAGGCCAGCAATCTGAAGACGGGCATGATAGTTCTTGACCTCTCCGAGTGA
- a CDS encoding transcriptional regulator, which translates to MEKELLTRSVINVLREAGFLVSSMCDIRPRSFDLAARREELLLLLKILSNIDGLNERTAREITRLAGHLLGQPLIVGEKTRDQMLERGAVYYRYGVPTVSLPTLADYLLGGIPPLVYAAHGGLYVKIDGEMLQRLRIERGISIGELAAELGVSRRTVSKYESESMDTSIDIALKLEEIFQEELIQAVDIFRQRFVEEATTEVKDSILRRLVEIGLRVFPISQAPFNAITRDEDMVVLTGVSRLTTGMIKRARLMSSLSSVTLTHSALIVDGETKIDRIERTAVIGRKEIEKIDSRKDFADLLMTRRESSAY; encoded by the coding sequence ATGGAGAAGGAGCTTCTGACCCGCAGCGTGATCAATGTGCTGAGAGAGGCAGGCTTCCTGGTATCGTCCATGTGCGATATCAGACCAAGGAGCTTTGATCTTGCAGCCAGGCGAGAGGAGCTGCTCCTACTGCTCAAGATTCTCTCGAATATAGATGGGTTGAACGAGCGCACAGCCCGCGAGATCACCAGACTTGCTGGCCATCTGCTTGGACAGCCGCTGATTGTGGGTGAGAAGACAAGAGATCAGATGCTTGAGAGGGGTGCGGTCTACTACAGGTATGGAGTTCCGACAGTGAGCCTGCCGACACTTGCCGATTACCTGCTTGGTGGTATCCCTCCCCTGGTATACGCAGCACATGGCGGTCTTTATGTCAAAATCGATGGGGAGATGCTCCAGCGGCTCAGAATAGAGCGCGGGATCTCGATCGGCGAGCTGGCAGCGGAGCTCGGCGTTTCGAGACGCACCGTGAGCAAGTATGAGAGCGAGTCGATGGACACATCGATAGATATAGCCCTGAAGCTCGAGGAGATCTTCCAGGAGGAGCTGATCCAGGCAGTGGATATATTCAGGCAGCGTTTCGTGGAGGAGGCCACCACAGAGGTCAAGGACAGCATTCTGCGTAGACTCGTGGAAATCGGGCTTCGCGTATTCCCTATATCCCAGGCGCCCTTCAATGCGATAACGAGAGATGAGGACATGGTGGTCCTCACAGGCGTGAGCAGGCTCACCACAGGCATGATCAAACGTGCGAGGCTAATGAGCAGCCTCTCATCTGTCACACTCACACACTCCGCGCTCATTGTCGATGGTGAGACGAAGATAGACAGGATAGAGAGGACTGCGGTCATAGGTCGGAAGGAGATAGAAAAAATCGATAGCAGAAAAGATTTCGCGGATCTCCTGATGACCAGGCGAGAGAGCTCAGCTTATTAG
- a CDS encoding pantoate kinase — translation MVKIRDAEKSKDGSSSRADQEKVADVARATVPGHVTGFFAARREEDPLAAGSIGCGFTLGLFARTTVSAADSTQIIISGQPSDAPVSRHVVDSMAPSPVRVETELDMIMGAGFGASGAGALSCAYALNQLFNLALTSNQVAAIAHRAEVINGTGLGDVIAQNTGGLVIRIAHGAPGRGVVDRIPVPRTKVYVVVRGPISTGDVLRDASIMKRVNAAGERAVREILRRPTMGEFMRLSKRFTCETELASSWAMDAIEAVESSGGMASMIMLGDSVFAVGGEECREALRHFGDVIETEIVQRGPMID, via the coding sequence ATGGTAAAGATAAGGGATGCTGAAAAGAGCAAAGACGGCAGTAGCAGTCGAGCTGACCAGGAGAAGGTTGCTGATGTGGCGAGGGCCACGGTTCCTGGACATGTGACAGGATTCTTCGCGGCAAGGCGCGAGGAGGACCCTCTTGCAGCTGGCTCCATTGGCTGCGGATTCACACTCGGGCTTTTCGCACGGACCACTGTGAGCGCAGCAGATTCAACCCAGATAATCATCAGCGGCCAGCCATCAGATGCGCCTGTGAGCAGACACGTCGTTGATTCGATGGCGCCATCGCCTGTCAGGGTCGAGACGGAGCTGGATATGATCATGGGCGCAGGCTTCGGAGCGAGCGGCGCAGGAGCGCTGAGCTGCGCATACGCGCTGAACCAGCTATTCAATCTCGCTCTGACATCAAACCAGGTTGCTGCGATAGCGCATCGCGCCGAGGTCATTAACGGCACAGGCCTCGGAGATGTCATAGCGCAGAACACTGGCGGGCTTGTCATTCGTATAGCGCATGGCGCTCCTGGGCGGGGTGTGGTCGACAGGATACCCGTGCCAAGAACAAAGGTATATGTGGTCGTGAGAGGGCCTATCTCGACCGGAGATGTGCTGAGGGATGCAAGTATTATGAAGAGAGTCAATGCAGCGGGAGAGAGGGCGGTCAGGGAGATCCTGCGCAGGCCGACTATGGGAGAGTTCATGCGCCTGTCGAAGAGGTTCACATGTGAGACAGAGCTGGCAAGCTCCTGGGCGATGGATGCAATAGAGGCAGTCGAGTCTTCAGGTGGAATGGCGAGCATGATAATGCTTGGCGACTCTGTCTTCGCGGTGGGTGGGGAGGAGTGCAGAGAGGCGCTTCGGCATTTCGGAGATGTAATCGAGACTGAGATCGTTCAGAGGGGGCCTATGATTGACTGA